A region of Lepeophtheirus salmonis chromosome 13, UVic_Lsal_1.4, whole genome shotgun sequence DNA encodes the following proteins:
- the LOC121127399 gene encoding protein strawberry notch homolog 1 isoform X1 has protein sequence MGSRDEFDDTDEEEDVHKKEETPPEMEEEEEEDDSDFEDPDELEVPGGGMSLKTIQKKIGGPSTSKEKSLLKAKDNQDDDLEVVGIVGAKKSSNPRSLLPNTSSANFASLNNLASNMSRGLGGFDFSSPFMSPSLMAAQDPYYNLSSSSLLQKYRDEWLYALQAMGNGNLSRMIGGMPNPFAMNGSMNVGPLPNPFSNLSMAGNFNSFGVGNMMPTSGALRQNQINNLWMNNVPNPFKADSNAEDEEVAAEDEEDMGVIETYSNYKPPKLKIGRNHPDPVVETASLASVEPPEVWYEVSIPASTIDEGKLSALQLESITYTSQQHAQFLPNGDRAGFLIGDGAGVGKGRTIAGIIFENYCKGRRRSIWVSVSNDLKYDAERDLADIGASDIEVNFLSKMKYAKINSSINNNIKKGVIFSTYSALIGESQGTGKYKTRLKQILNWCGEDFDGLIVFDECHKAKNLCPSGAGKPTKTGQTVLELQNKLPKARIVYASATGASEPKHMAYMVRLGIWGPGSPFRDFQEFLSSVEKRGVGAMEIVAMDMKLRGAYIARQLSFQGVTFKVEEIELSESMRRIYNKSVDIWVDLFHKFHEAAELVDADKKMRKTMWGQFWSSHQRFFKYLCIASKVDHVVKIAEDVIKMGKCVVIGLQSTGEARTIEAIEREEELTDFVSTAKGVLLSLVEKHFPARDKEKLNRILSYTKQKTILDDLGIKVDKNSSSIKEEDSINGSKRKKRTNNTKTEAKRIKFEVDSTDDEEDDDDKGSDFEAGSEDEDEDEEDYDDDESEEDFNPFGGSDNEDDDPWARRGKSKNDKKKKKKKAKDPITSDPFYAKAQKMMMEQNKNGSIKPKEPLLPPKLETPHSSQPSAENIEKACQMRDEMLQKIEKLGKILPANTLDQLIDELGGPENVSEMTGRKGRVVQAQNGDVRYESRSEFDVPLETLNITEKNRFMRGEKDVAIISEAASSGISLQADRRVKNRKRRVHMTLELPWSADRAIQQFGRTHRSNQVSAPEYILLISDLAGEHRFASIVAKRLESLGALTHGDRRATDTRDLSRFNIDNKYGRTALEATFKAIMGYESPIVKPPTDYPGDFFKDIANGLIGVGLITQSEDSSGVLTLDKGYNDMSKFLNRILGLKVHIQNMLFKYFSDTLDAIISQAKRTGKYDQGILDVGLTEEDRVELVKTHTFKRKHATGVTKIELHVLHVERGLSWEASQEKWSELVGADEGYWVSHQVRNNKKTAILAVALDNKKGKENKKEKMFVLYRPNTGQQVKNESLSELKKKYKKVSPDEAEPHWNGQFKASTKICSHAYWRGKCKNVSIGIHCEVGLRRKTYNVLAGSVLTVWTQVETVLTHDGNRKGIGSKMQVVRLKLENGKRIVGTLIPNSAMTSILRVMEADSEESEETIY, from the exons ATGGGATCCCGCGATGAGTTTGACGATACTGACGAAGAAGAGGATGTGCATAAAAAGGAGGAGACTCCCCCTGAGatggaggaggaggaagaagaggatGATTCCGATTTTGAGGATCCTGATGAGCTTGAGGTTCCAGGAGGAGGAATGAGCCTCAAAACGATTCAAAAGAAGATCGGAGGCCCGTCCACTTCAA aagaaaaaagtttactCAAGGCTAAAGACAATCAAGACGATGACCTCGAGGTCGTGGGGATAGTTGGAGCTAAAAAAAGTAGTAATCCAAGGAGTCTTCTTCCAAATACATCGAGTGCCAATTTTGCGTCTCTCAACAATTTAGCATCGAATATGTCTAGAGGGCTAGGAGGATTCGATTTTTCATCACCTTTCATGTCTCCAAGTCTAATGGCTGCTCAAGATCCCTATTATAATCTTTCATCATCAAGtttgttacaaaaat ACAGGGATGAATGGCTTTATGCTTTGCAAG CAATGGGTAATGGCAATCTATCAAGAATGATTGGTGGCATGCCCAATCCTTTTGCTATGAATGGCTCAATGAATGTTGGTCCATTACCAAATCCATTTAGTAATTTATCAATGGCCGGGAATTTCAATTCTTTTGGTGTGGGGAATATGATGCCAACGTCAGGAGCTCTCCGACAAAATCAAATCAACAATTTATGGATGAATAATGTTCCTAATCCTTTTAAAGCCGATTCAAATGCCGAAGATGAGGAAGTAGCAGCTGAAGATGAGGAAGATATGGGTGTAATTGaaacatattcaaattataagcCTCCTAAACTGAAAATTGGCCGAAATCATCCAGATCCTGTGGTAGAAACAGCTAGTTTGGCAAGTGTTGAACCTCCGGAGGTGTGGTATGAAGTCTCTATTCCTGCCTCTACAATTGATGAAGGAAAGTTATCGGCTCTTCAACTGGAATCTATAACCTATACCAGTCAACAACACGCTCAATTTCTACCAAATGGAGATAGAGCTGGTTTTCTAATAGGTGATGGGGCTGGTGTAGGAAAGGGTCGTACAATTGCtggtattatatttgaaaattattgcaAAGGTCGTAGGAGGTCAATTTGGGTTTCTGTGTCTAATGATTTAAAGTATGACGCCGAGAGAGATTTGGCTGATATTGGTGCTTCTGATATCGAAGTGAATTTCCTTAGCAAA ATGAAGTATGCAAAGATTAACTCatccatcaataataatattaaaaaaggagttATATTTTCTACTTATTCTGCCCTTATTGGAGAATCTCAAGGAACCGGAAAGTACAAAACCCGTTTGAAACAAATCTTAAACTGGTGTGGTGAAGATTTTGACGGACTTATCGTTTTTGATGAATGTCACAAAGCTAAAAATTTATGTCCTAGTGGAGCAGGAAAACCTACTAAAACTGGACAAACAGTACTAGAACTACAAAATAAGTTACCTAAAGCAAGAATTGTATATGCCTCAGCTACAGGCGCTTCTGAACCCAAACACATGGCTTATATGGTGCGTCTTGGAATATGGGGACCTGGTTCTCCATTTAGAGACTTTCAAGAATTTCTTAGTTCTGTTGAAAAAAGGGGAGTTGGTGCTATGGAAATTGTGGCAATGGACATGAAATTACGTGGTGCTTATATTGCAAGGCAATTGAGTTTTCAAGGAGTTACGTTCAAAGTTGAGGAAATTGAACTCTCTGAAAGTATGCGTCGGATTTACAATAAGTCCGTCGATATTTGGGTTGATCTCTTTCATAAATTTCATGAAGCAGCTGAACTTGTAGACgcagataaaaaaatgagaaaaactaTGTGGGGTCAGTTTTGGAGTTCTCATCAAAGGTTCTTTAAATATCTTTGTATTGCTTCAAAGGTTGATCATGTTGTTAAAATCGCAGAAGATGTAATTAAAATGGGCAAATGTGTCGTTATCGGTCTTCAATCAACTGGAGAAGCTCGTACTATTGAAGCTATTGAACGTGAAGAAGAGTTGACTGATTTTGTTTCAACTGCTAAAGGTGTATTATTGTCTCTTGTTGAAAAACATTTTCCTGCGCGAGATAAGGAAAAACTCAATAGAATACTTAGTTATACCAAACAAAAGACTATTTTGGATGATTTAGGGATCAAAGTTGACAAGAATAGCTCTTCAATTAAAGAAGAAGACTCAATAAACGGTAGTAAACGGAAAAAACGAACCAATAACACCAAAACTGAAGCAAAACGTATTAAATTTGAGGTTGATTCCactgatgatgaagaagatgaTGATGATAAGGGTTCTGATTTTGAAGCAGGGTCTGAAGACGAAGATGAAGACGAGGAAGACTATGATGACGATGAATCTGAAGaagattttaatccatttgGAGGCTCTGATAATGAAGATGATGATCCCTGGGCTCGTAgaggaaaatcaaaaaatgataaaaagaagaagaagaagaaagctAAGGATCCAATTACTAGTGATCCTTTTTATGCTAAGGCCCAAAAAATGATGatggaacaaaataaaaatggttctaTTAAACCAAAAGAACCCCTACTACCTCCTAAATTAGAAACTCCTCATTCCTCACAGCCATCTGctgaaaatatagaaaaggCATGTCAGATGAGAGATGAAATGCTtcaaaaaatagagaaattagGCAAAATACTTCCAGCTAACACACTAGATCAACTTATTGACGAACTAGGGGGACCGGAAAACGTGTCTGAAATGACAGGACGTAAAGGACGAGTTGTTCag GCACAAAACGGAGATGTGCGCTATGAATCTCGGTCAGAATTTGATGTCCCCTTAGAAACTCTGAACATCACTGAAAAAAACCGTTTCATGCGTGGAGAGAAGGACGTTGCTATTATTTCCGAAGCTGCTTCCTCAGGTATATCTTTGCAAGCTGATAGACGGGTGAAAAATAGGAAACGTAGGGTTCATATGACTCTGGAATTGCCATGGTCTGCAGACAGAGCCATTCAGCAATTTGGTCGTACTCATCGTTCAAATCAAGTATCTGCTCCAGAATATATACTACTTATATCGGATTTAGCAGGAGAACATAGATTTGCATCCATTGTAGCTAAACGTTTAGAAAGCTTG GGGGCACTTACACACGGGGATCGTCGTGCAACGGATACGAGAGATCTCTCACGTTTCAATATTGATAACAAGTATGGACGAACGGCTCTTGAAGCTACTTTTAAAGCTATTATGGGATATGAATCACCTATTGTTAAGCCACCAACAGACTATCCAGGagacttttttaaagatattgcGAATGGATTGATCGGGGTTGGGTTAATCACTCAAAGTGAGGACTCATCTGGCGTTCTAACTCTAGATAAAGGATATAATGATATGTCCAAGTTTCTCAATCGCATTTTGGGACTTAAAGTTcacatacaaaatatgttattcaaGTACTTTTCCGATACTTTAGATGCCATTATTTCACAAGCTAAACGAACGGGAAAATATGATCAAGGTATTCTTGATGTCGGTTTGACTGAAGAGGACAGAGTTGAACTTGTTAAGACtcatacttttaaaagaaaGCATGCTACTGGTGTTACTAAAATTGAATTACACGTGCTGCATGTGGAGAGGGGCCTTTCTTGGGAAGCCTCTCAAGAAAAGTGGAGCGAACTCGTTGGAGCGGATGAAGGCTATTGGGTGTCTCATCaa gttcgtaataataaaaagactgCAATCTTAGCCGTTGCTCTTGATAATAAGAAAGGcaaagaaaataagaaagaaaaaatgtttgtcCTTTATCGGCCTAATACTGGGCAAcag GTTAAAAATGAATCCTTGTCAgagttgaaaaagaaatataagaaGGTATCCCCTGATGAAGCTGAACCTCATTGGAACGGCCAATTCAAGGCGTCAACTAAAATATGCTCTCACGCTTACTG GCGAGGTAAATGTAAGAATGTGTCTATAGGAATTCATTGTGAAGTTGGATTAAGACGAAAGACATATAATGTGTTAGCTGGATCTGTGTTAACTGTATGGACGCAAGTAGAAACTGTTTTAACACATGATGGAAATCGCAAAGGTATTGGTTCCAAAATGCAG gtGGTAAGACTGAAGCTTGAGAATGGTAAACGTATTGTAGGAACCCTAATTCCAAACAGTGCCATGACTTCTATTTTACGGGTTATGGAAGCTGATTCTGAAGAGTCCGAAGAAACCATTTATTAG
- the LOC121127399 gene encoding protein strawberry notch homolog 1 isoform X2: MGSRDEFDDTDEEEDVHKKEETPPEMEEEEEEDDSDFEDPDELEVPGGGMSLKTIQKKIGGPSTSKEKSLLKAKDNQDDDLEVVGIVGAKKSSNPRSLLPNTSSANFASLNNLASNMSRGLGGFDFSSPFMSPSLMAAQDPYYNLSSSSLLQKSMGNGNLSRMIGGMPNPFAMNGSMNVGPLPNPFSNLSMAGNFNSFGVGNMMPTSGALRQNQINNLWMNNVPNPFKADSNAEDEEVAAEDEEDMGVIETYSNYKPPKLKIGRNHPDPVVETASLASVEPPEVWYEVSIPASTIDEGKLSALQLESITYTSQQHAQFLPNGDRAGFLIGDGAGVGKGRTIAGIIFENYCKGRRRSIWVSVSNDLKYDAERDLADIGASDIEVNFLSKMKYAKINSSINNNIKKGVIFSTYSALIGESQGTGKYKTRLKQILNWCGEDFDGLIVFDECHKAKNLCPSGAGKPTKTGQTVLELQNKLPKARIVYASATGASEPKHMAYMVRLGIWGPGSPFRDFQEFLSSVEKRGVGAMEIVAMDMKLRGAYIARQLSFQGVTFKVEEIELSESMRRIYNKSVDIWVDLFHKFHEAAELVDADKKMRKTMWGQFWSSHQRFFKYLCIASKVDHVVKIAEDVIKMGKCVVIGLQSTGEARTIEAIEREEELTDFVSTAKGVLLSLVEKHFPARDKEKLNRILSYTKQKTILDDLGIKVDKNSSSIKEEDSINGSKRKKRTNNTKTEAKRIKFEVDSTDDEEDDDDKGSDFEAGSEDEDEDEEDYDDDESEEDFNPFGGSDNEDDDPWARRGKSKNDKKKKKKKAKDPITSDPFYAKAQKMMMEQNKNGSIKPKEPLLPPKLETPHSSQPSAENIEKACQMRDEMLQKIEKLGKILPANTLDQLIDELGGPENVSEMTGRKGRVVQAQNGDVRYESRSEFDVPLETLNITEKNRFMRGEKDVAIISEAASSGISLQADRRVKNRKRRVHMTLELPWSADRAIQQFGRTHRSNQVSAPEYILLISDLAGEHRFASIVAKRLESLGALTHGDRRATDTRDLSRFNIDNKYGRTALEATFKAIMGYESPIVKPPTDYPGDFFKDIANGLIGVGLITQSEDSSGVLTLDKGYNDMSKFLNRILGLKVHIQNMLFKYFSDTLDAIISQAKRTGKYDQGILDVGLTEEDRVELVKTHTFKRKHATGVTKIELHVLHVERGLSWEASQEKWSELVGADEGYWVSHQVRNNKKTAILAVALDNKKGKENKKEKMFVLYRPNTGQQVKNESLSELKKKYKKVSPDEAEPHWNGQFKASTKICSHAYWRGKCKNVSIGIHCEVGLRRKTYNVLAGSVLTVWTQVETVLTHDGNRKGIGSKMQVVRLKLENGKRIVGTLIPNSAMTSILRVMEADSEESEETIY; the protein is encoded by the exons ATGGGATCCCGCGATGAGTTTGACGATACTGACGAAGAAGAGGATGTGCATAAAAAGGAGGAGACTCCCCCTGAGatggaggaggaggaagaagaggatGATTCCGATTTTGAGGATCCTGATGAGCTTGAGGTTCCAGGAGGAGGAATGAGCCTCAAAACGATTCAAAAGAAGATCGGAGGCCCGTCCACTTCAA aagaaaaaagtttactCAAGGCTAAAGACAATCAAGACGATGACCTCGAGGTCGTGGGGATAGTTGGAGCTAAAAAAAGTAGTAATCCAAGGAGTCTTCTTCCAAATACATCGAGTGCCAATTTTGCGTCTCTCAACAATTTAGCATCGAATATGTCTAGAGGGCTAGGAGGATTCGATTTTTCATCACCTTTCATGTCTCCAAGTCTAATGGCTGCTCAAGATCCCTATTATAATCTTTCATCATCAAGtttgttacaaaaat CAATGGGTAATGGCAATCTATCAAGAATGATTGGTGGCATGCCCAATCCTTTTGCTATGAATGGCTCAATGAATGTTGGTCCATTACCAAATCCATTTAGTAATTTATCAATGGCCGGGAATTTCAATTCTTTTGGTGTGGGGAATATGATGCCAACGTCAGGAGCTCTCCGACAAAATCAAATCAACAATTTATGGATGAATAATGTTCCTAATCCTTTTAAAGCCGATTCAAATGCCGAAGATGAGGAAGTAGCAGCTGAAGATGAGGAAGATATGGGTGTAATTGaaacatattcaaattataagcCTCCTAAACTGAAAATTGGCCGAAATCATCCAGATCCTGTGGTAGAAACAGCTAGTTTGGCAAGTGTTGAACCTCCGGAGGTGTGGTATGAAGTCTCTATTCCTGCCTCTACAATTGATGAAGGAAAGTTATCGGCTCTTCAACTGGAATCTATAACCTATACCAGTCAACAACACGCTCAATTTCTACCAAATGGAGATAGAGCTGGTTTTCTAATAGGTGATGGGGCTGGTGTAGGAAAGGGTCGTACAATTGCtggtattatatttgaaaattattgcaAAGGTCGTAGGAGGTCAATTTGGGTTTCTGTGTCTAATGATTTAAAGTATGACGCCGAGAGAGATTTGGCTGATATTGGTGCTTCTGATATCGAAGTGAATTTCCTTAGCAAA ATGAAGTATGCAAAGATTAACTCatccatcaataataatattaaaaaaggagttATATTTTCTACTTATTCTGCCCTTATTGGAGAATCTCAAGGAACCGGAAAGTACAAAACCCGTTTGAAACAAATCTTAAACTGGTGTGGTGAAGATTTTGACGGACTTATCGTTTTTGATGAATGTCACAAAGCTAAAAATTTATGTCCTAGTGGAGCAGGAAAACCTACTAAAACTGGACAAACAGTACTAGAACTACAAAATAAGTTACCTAAAGCAAGAATTGTATATGCCTCAGCTACAGGCGCTTCTGAACCCAAACACATGGCTTATATGGTGCGTCTTGGAATATGGGGACCTGGTTCTCCATTTAGAGACTTTCAAGAATTTCTTAGTTCTGTTGAAAAAAGGGGAGTTGGTGCTATGGAAATTGTGGCAATGGACATGAAATTACGTGGTGCTTATATTGCAAGGCAATTGAGTTTTCAAGGAGTTACGTTCAAAGTTGAGGAAATTGAACTCTCTGAAAGTATGCGTCGGATTTACAATAAGTCCGTCGATATTTGGGTTGATCTCTTTCATAAATTTCATGAAGCAGCTGAACTTGTAGACgcagataaaaaaatgagaaaaactaTGTGGGGTCAGTTTTGGAGTTCTCATCAAAGGTTCTTTAAATATCTTTGTATTGCTTCAAAGGTTGATCATGTTGTTAAAATCGCAGAAGATGTAATTAAAATGGGCAAATGTGTCGTTATCGGTCTTCAATCAACTGGAGAAGCTCGTACTATTGAAGCTATTGAACGTGAAGAAGAGTTGACTGATTTTGTTTCAACTGCTAAAGGTGTATTATTGTCTCTTGTTGAAAAACATTTTCCTGCGCGAGATAAGGAAAAACTCAATAGAATACTTAGTTATACCAAACAAAAGACTATTTTGGATGATTTAGGGATCAAAGTTGACAAGAATAGCTCTTCAATTAAAGAAGAAGACTCAATAAACGGTAGTAAACGGAAAAAACGAACCAATAACACCAAAACTGAAGCAAAACGTATTAAATTTGAGGTTGATTCCactgatgatgaagaagatgaTGATGATAAGGGTTCTGATTTTGAAGCAGGGTCTGAAGACGAAGATGAAGACGAGGAAGACTATGATGACGATGAATCTGAAGaagattttaatccatttgGAGGCTCTGATAATGAAGATGATGATCCCTGGGCTCGTAgaggaaaatcaaaaaatgataaaaagaagaagaagaagaaagctAAGGATCCAATTACTAGTGATCCTTTTTATGCTAAGGCCCAAAAAATGATGatggaacaaaataaaaatggttctaTTAAACCAAAAGAACCCCTACTACCTCCTAAATTAGAAACTCCTCATTCCTCACAGCCATCTGctgaaaatatagaaaaggCATGTCAGATGAGAGATGAAATGCTtcaaaaaatagagaaattagGCAAAATACTTCCAGCTAACACACTAGATCAACTTATTGACGAACTAGGGGGACCGGAAAACGTGTCTGAAATGACAGGACGTAAAGGACGAGTTGTTCag GCACAAAACGGAGATGTGCGCTATGAATCTCGGTCAGAATTTGATGTCCCCTTAGAAACTCTGAACATCACTGAAAAAAACCGTTTCATGCGTGGAGAGAAGGACGTTGCTATTATTTCCGAAGCTGCTTCCTCAGGTATATCTTTGCAAGCTGATAGACGGGTGAAAAATAGGAAACGTAGGGTTCATATGACTCTGGAATTGCCATGGTCTGCAGACAGAGCCATTCAGCAATTTGGTCGTACTCATCGTTCAAATCAAGTATCTGCTCCAGAATATATACTACTTATATCGGATTTAGCAGGAGAACATAGATTTGCATCCATTGTAGCTAAACGTTTAGAAAGCTTG GGGGCACTTACACACGGGGATCGTCGTGCAACGGATACGAGAGATCTCTCACGTTTCAATATTGATAACAAGTATGGACGAACGGCTCTTGAAGCTACTTTTAAAGCTATTATGGGATATGAATCACCTATTGTTAAGCCACCAACAGACTATCCAGGagacttttttaaagatattgcGAATGGATTGATCGGGGTTGGGTTAATCACTCAAAGTGAGGACTCATCTGGCGTTCTAACTCTAGATAAAGGATATAATGATATGTCCAAGTTTCTCAATCGCATTTTGGGACTTAAAGTTcacatacaaaatatgttattcaaGTACTTTTCCGATACTTTAGATGCCATTATTTCACAAGCTAAACGAACGGGAAAATATGATCAAGGTATTCTTGATGTCGGTTTGACTGAAGAGGACAGAGTTGAACTTGTTAAGACtcatacttttaaaagaaaGCATGCTACTGGTGTTACTAAAATTGAATTACACGTGCTGCATGTGGAGAGGGGCCTTTCTTGGGAAGCCTCTCAAGAAAAGTGGAGCGAACTCGTTGGAGCGGATGAAGGCTATTGGGTGTCTCATCaa gttcgtaataataaaaagactgCAATCTTAGCCGTTGCTCTTGATAATAAGAAAGGcaaagaaaataagaaagaaaaaatgtttgtcCTTTATCGGCCTAATACTGGGCAAcag GTTAAAAATGAATCCTTGTCAgagttgaaaaagaaatataagaaGGTATCCCCTGATGAAGCTGAACCTCATTGGAACGGCCAATTCAAGGCGTCAACTAAAATATGCTCTCACGCTTACTG GCGAGGTAAATGTAAGAATGTGTCTATAGGAATTCATTGTGAAGTTGGATTAAGACGAAAGACATATAATGTGTTAGCTGGATCTGTGTTAACTGTATGGACGCAAGTAGAAACTGTTTTAACACATGATGGAAATCGCAAAGGTATTGGTTCCAAAATGCAG gtGGTAAGACTGAAGCTTGAGAATGGTAAACGTATTGTAGGAACCCTAATTCCAAACAGTGCCATGACTTCTATTTTACGGGTTATGGAAGCTGATTCTGAAGAGTCCGAAGAAACCATTTATTAG